The Rhipicephalus microplus isolate Deutch F79 unplaced genomic scaffold, USDA_Rmic scaffold_14, whole genome shotgun sequence genome contains a region encoding:
- the LOC142784539 gene encoding uncharacterized protein LOC142784539 yields the protein MPLPRGKKLKDATITKLQTYYKIAFTSNKDSVRNMYTAIWASYFHCCSSDGASSHNFCPAGPNSWCKHKRVEALGEPAPRHTPLLTKAQGLEIMPIYKRLTEEKLLIRCLHGKTQNAAESLNSKIWLLCPKTKFASRTTVETATALAVLWYNKGHRGFEEVLEGIGILPSQDLATHGDHCDVMRMRKMNLKQTAEARAHRRNTAKRARVEDTDRKSREGPSYGAGDF from the coding sequence aTGCCACTGCCACGAGGCaaaaaactgaaagatgcgacaataaCAAAACTACAAACATACTACAAGATCGCCTtcacgagcaacaaggacagtgtccgaaatatgtacactgccatatgggcatcgtattttcattgctgctccagtgatggtgccagtagccacaacttttgccccgcgggaccaaattcgtggtgcaagcacaagcgtgtggaagcactgggggagcctgcaccacgccacaccccactgttgacgaaggctcaaggattggaaattatgcctatctacaagcgccttacagaggagaaactccttattcggtgccttcatggcaagacacagaatgcagccgaatcgctgaacagcaagatatggctgctatgtccaaaaacaaagttcgcctccagaacaactgtggagacagccaccgctcttgctgtactctggtacaacaaaggccacaggggctttgaagaagtgctcgaaggcattggaattctcccctcacaagatctggccacacatggtgaccactgtgacgtcatgcgcatgaggaagatgaacctgaagcaaactgcagaagcgagggcacaccgtcgcaacacagcgaagagagctcgtgttgaggacactgaccgcaagagccgtgaaggaccaagctatggtgcaggggacttctag
- the LOC142784538 gene encoding uncharacterized protein LOC142784538, whose protein sequence is MASPKKCSSDNRKFRTRHKYRGKQRRTLRKATANDDVAPDQRPDAPTSDRPNTVTELCDSGCEIAAAVEFVSASKRKIGFFESKRRPVDAATSNMLLCEIDALTALVAGAQCPTCRERKLGVREAAGKRKGLSAFLELCCQNSDYPESALSFTHTSRRTASAEDQGTSARFDSGSSRDSFAVNVKAVLAARAIGAGHDQLSRFCAILGLPSPMHHKTFNGICKKLHGAAMTAVSKNLHQARNITKDAVGGRDVPVMFDGTWQKRGYKSHNGVDTVVSLDTGLCLDFEVLSNYCHACSIHRDLGEDEEIWRAFHLPVCRENTDCSSHAMEPVAAVNIWRRTLSYETPL, encoded by the coding sequence atggcaagcccgaagaagtgcagttcagataatcgaaagttcagaactcgccacaagtatcgagggaaacaacgtcggacgcttcgcaaagcgacagcgaacgacgatgtcgcccccgaccaacgccccgacgctccgacttcggataggcctaacaccgtcaccgaactctgcgacagtggttgtgaaatagccgctgccgtggaattcgtcagtgcatccaaaaggaagattggattcttcgagagtaaacgtagaccggtagatgctgctacttcgaacatgctgctttgcgaaatcgatgcgctgacggcacttgtggcgggtgcgcaatgcccaacctgccgcgaacggaagctcggcgtgcgagaggcagctggaaagcgcaaaggactttcggcattcctcgaactgtgctgtcaaaattctgattaccctgaatctgcactttcgttcacgcacacgtcgagacgtactgcttcggccgaggaccaaggaacgagcgctcgttttgacagcggcagctcgcgtgacagctttgctgtaaacgtgaaggcagttctggcagcacgcgctataggcgcaggccacgaccaactttcacgattttgtgcgattctcggtcttccgagcccgatgcatcacaagacattcaacggcatttgcaagaagctccatggtgcggcgatgacggcagtgagcaaaaacttgcaccaggcacgaaacatcacgaaggacgcagtcggcggcagagatgtgccagtcatgtttgatggcacctggcagaaaagaggttataaaagccacaatggagtggacacagtcgtgtccctggacacggggctctgcctcgattttgaagttctttcgaactactgccatgcttgcagtatacacagggaccttggggaggatgaagagatatggcgagcttttcatcttccagtttgccgagaaaacactgactgctcatcccatgcaatggaacctgtggcagctgtcaatatatggcggaggaccttgtcttatgaaactccactgtga